Proteins encoded within one genomic window of Xiphophorus maculatus strain JP 163 A chromosome 11, X_maculatus-5.0-male, whole genome shotgun sequence:
- the tmprss15 gene encoding enteropeptidase isoform X1 — MSRRLSSLEVVLLVVSSLLFLCCGGLCAVSWLSLTSGGADEAVQLSGRLVITAGVEFSDELRNSSSPRFKSLAFDLQQLVYEAFSISDLRQFYQFCWVRDFSPGSVVVTFDLRFSHPIDTDKVEQQLRAGLHVAGGGALVIDTNSIQITEKPEKTTPAATGNTPAATGNTPAAVTCPPGQTACSDGSGCFPSDWFCDGVPHCLDSSDESSFSCATPCDGQFVLEGPSGSFRSSQSDAYNSSVFCRWIIRVSRGLSAQVTFQQFETEANIDVLRLYEGVGPNKVLAAELSGSEPPGTVWLLTDQSTVEFTSDSFNSLLGFKASFRAADTSGLSDPEKLSCSFEDGMCFWRQQQDDEGDWIRISGATFPSSTGPNFDHTLGNSSGFYLVTPMSPGQWEKSFRLQSLPLTPPPQPTCLSFWYHMFGVEVHRLRVVLRPSLPDADAVVLFQKDGNYGDTWNYGQVTLNLTSDAMVEFEAWKQGGRYNDIALDDITLTPEPCGPAPPEPTNVPPPTTMAPIPADCGGPFDLWESNSTFSSPNYPRSYGDMANCMWTLHAPAGQNIQLHFLDFDVEATYDMLEVRDGAGSNSTLLAVLTGSTGPAHDLFSTSNQMTVRFFTDSSGAGRGFSANFTFGVALGSPAPCAAAQFQCQTGACIHGNSQCDGTLDCPDGSDEANCVTLQVNGSRRLRVQIGSTPHTVCSDGWTSHLSDLTCRYLGHRSGDSSLLPALPQDSPFVSVSLTRTRTGNGSLETSVSETCSSGEVVSLNCTNQPCGRRQVTPDQSEANTLDQSEGRGPADGDHRVVGGVNAAKGAWPWMVSLHWKGRHVCGASLIGGDWLLTAAHCVYGKNLHLESWSAVLGLHAQSQIHAAEVQTRPVDQIVIHREYDRLTKHGDIAMMRLQQPINFTQWVQPVCLAAEGQNFAAGRRCFIAGWGREAEAGSLPDVLQEAELPLVEQAQCQLLLPEYTVTSSILCAGYPEGGVDSCQGDSGGPLMCEEDGHWTLIGVTSFGVGCARPQKPGGYARVSAFASWIAQTRRSSSP, encoded by the exons ATGTCTCGCCGCCTGTCCTCTTTGGAGGTCGTCCTCCTCGTCGTCTcgtccctcctcttcctctgctgcgGCGGCCTCTGCGCCGTTTCTTGGCTCAGCCTGACTTCTGGAG GTGCAGATGAAGCCGTGCAGCTGTCGGGTCGCTTGGTGATCACAGCAGGAGTCGAGTTTTCTGACGAGCTCAGAAACTCCAGCAGTCCCCGGTTCAAATCCCTGGCCTTTGACCTTCAGCAGCTG GTTTATGAGGCGTTCAGCATCAGCGACCTGCGGCAGTTCTACCAGTTCTGTTGGGTCCGAGACTTCAG TCCTGGCAGCGTGgtggtgacctttgacctgaggTTCAGTCATCCAATTGACACTGACAAGGTGGAGCAGCAGCTGAGGGCGGGGCTTCATGTGGCTGGGGGCGGGGCCTTGGTGATTGACACCAACAGCATCCAGATTACAG AGAAACCTGAAAAGACAACACCTGCAGCAACCGGCAACACGCCTGCAGCAACCGGCAACACGCCTGCAGCAG TGACGTGTCCTCCTGGTCAGACTGCGTGTTCTGACGGGTCCGGTTGTTTTCCGAGCGACTGGTTCTGTGATGGAGTCCCTCACTGTTTGGACTCGTCTGATGAATCTTCCTTCTCCTGCG CAACGCCATGTGATGGACAGTTTGTGTTGGAGGGGCCAAGCGGATCCTTCAGGTCGTCGCAGTCTGATGCCTACAACAGCAGCGTCTTCTGCCGCTGGATCATCAG GGTGAGCAGGGGACTGTCGGCCCAGGTGACATTCCAGCAGTTTGAGACGGAGGCGAACATCGACGTCCTGAGGCTGTACGAAGGAGTTGGACCCAACAAAGTTCTAGCAG CTGAGCTCTCAGGCTCCGAGCCCCCTGGTACTGTGTGGCTGCTGACCGACCAATCAACAGTGGAGTTTACATCGGACAGCTTCAACAGTCTACTAGGCTTCAAAGCATCTTTCAGAGCCGCCGACACCTCTGGGCTGTCCG ACCCAGAAAAGCTCAGCTGCAGCTTCGAAGACGGAATGTGTTTCTGGAGGCAGCAGCAGGATGATGAAGGAGACTGGATCAGAATCAGCGGCGCCACCTTCCCCTCATCAACGGGTCCGAATTTTGATCACACCCTGGGGAACAGCTCAG GGTTCTACCTGGTCACCCCTATGAGTCCCGGCCAATGGGAGAAGAGCTTCCGGCTGCAGAGCCTCCCTCTGACTCCACCCCCTCAGCCCACCTGCCTGAGCTTCTG GTATCACATGTTTGGTGTGGAAGTCCATCGTCTCAGAGTCGTCCTCCGTCCCTCACTGCCAGACGCTGATGCCGTCGTGCTGTTCCAGAAAGACGGTAACTATGGCGACACCTGGAACTATGGACAGGTGACCCTAAACCTGACCTCAGACGCCATG GTGGAGTTCGAAGCTTGGAAGCAAGGAGGCAGGTACAATGACATCGCTCTGGACGATATCACACTGACACCTGAGCCCTGTGGCCCCGCCCCCCCAGAGCCAACCAACGTCCCACCTCCCACTACTATGGCGCCCATACCAG CTGACTGTGGTGGACCTTTTGATCTCTGGGAGTCGAATTCCACCTTTAGCTCTCCAAACTACCCGCGTTCGTATGGAGACATGGCCAACT GTATGTGGACCCTGCATGCGCCAGCAGGTCAGAACATTCAGCTCCACTTCCTGGACTTTGATGTAGAGGCGACCTATGACATGCTGGAGGTGCGGGATGGGGCGGGGTCTAACTCCACCTTACTGG CTGTCCTCACCGGCAGTACTGGCCCTGCCCACGACCTGTTCTCCACGTCCAATCAGATGACGGTCCGGTTCTTCACGGACAGTAGCGGCGCTGGCCGAGGATTCAGCGCCAACTTCACCTTTGGGGTAGCGCTGGGGTCTCCAG CTCCGTGCGCGGCGGCTCAGTTCCAGTGTCAGACGGGAGCCTGTATCCATGGCAACAGCCAATGTGACGGTACGCTGGACTGTCCCGACGGTTCTGATGAAGCCAACTGCG TTACGCTGCAGGTAAACGGCTCCAGGCGGCTCCGGGTCCAGATCGGCTCCACTCCGCACACCGTGTGTTCTGACGGCTGGACCTCTCACCTGTCAGACCTCACCTGTCGGTACCTGGGACACAG GTCCGGAGACTCATCTCTGCTACCAGCTCTGCCTCAGGACTCTCCGTTCGTATCCGTCAgcctgaccagaaccagaaccggtaaCGGGTCACTGGAAACCAGCGTGAG TGAGACGTGCAGCAGCGGGGAGGTGGTGTCTCTGAACTGCACCAACCAGC CTTGCGGGCGCCGCCAGGTGACCCCGGACCAATCAGAGGCCAACACTTTGGACCAATCAGAGGGCAGAGGACCTGCAGATG GTGACCACAGAGTGGTGGGCGGAGTCAATGCAGCAAAGGGGGCGTGGCCTTGGATGGTGTCTCTACATTGGAAGGGCCGCCATGTCTGCGGCGCCTCGTTGATCGGTGGCGACTGGCTGCTGACGGCGGCGCACTGCGTGTACGG GAAGAACCTCCACCTGGAGTCCTGGTCGGCTGTCCTGGGGCTGCACGCTCAGTCACAGATACACGCTGCGGAGGTTCAGACCAGACCAGTCGATCAGATCGTCATCCACAGAGAATACGACCGGCTGACCAAACACGGCGACATCGCCATGATGCGtttgcagcagccaatcaactTCACCC AGTGGGTTCAGCCTGTGTGTTTGGCTGCTGAAGGTCAGAATTTTGCTGCAGGAAGGAGATGCTTCATCGCCGGCTGGGGCCGAGAAGCAGAAGCAG GTTCTCTTCCTGATGTCCTCCAGGAGGCAGAGCTTCCCCTGGTGGAGCAGGCCCAGTGCCAGCTCCTCCTACCTGAGTACACCGTCACCTCCAGCATTCTGTGTGCCGGTTACCCTGAGGGCGGAGTCGATAGCTGCCAG GGAGACTCTGGAGGTCCACTGATGTGTGAGGAGGACGGACACTGGACTCTGATTG GCGTGACGTCATTTGGCGTTGGCTGTGCACGACCTCAGAAACCTGGGGGCTATGCCCGCGTGTCAGCCTTCGCCTCCTGGATCGCTCAGACCAGACGCTCTTCCTCTCCGTAA
- the tmprss15 gene encoding enteropeptidase isoform X2, with product MSRRLSSLEVVLLVVSSLLFLCCGGLCAVSWLSLTSGGADEAVQLSGRLVITAGVEFSDELRNSSSPRFKSLAFDLQQLVYEAFSISDLRQFYQFCWVRDFSPGSVVVTFDLRFSHPIDTDKVEQQLRAGLHVAGGGALVIDTNSIQITEKPEKTTPAATGNTPAAVTCPPGQTACSDGSGCFPSDWFCDGVPHCLDSSDESSFSCATPCDGQFVLEGPSGSFRSSQSDAYNSSVFCRWIIRVSRGLSAQVTFQQFETEANIDVLRLYEGVGPNKVLAAELSGSEPPGTVWLLTDQSTVEFTSDSFNSLLGFKASFRAADTSGLSDPEKLSCSFEDGMCFWRQQQDDEGDWIRISGATFPSSTGPNFDHTLGNSSGFYLVTPMSPGQWEKSFRLQSLPLTPPPQPTCLSFWYHMFGVEVHRLRVVLRPSLPDADAVVLFQKDGNYGDTWNYGQVTLNLTSDAMVEFEAWKQGGRYNDIALDDITLTPEPCGPAPPEPTNVPPPTTMAPIPADCGGPFDLWESNSTFSSPNYPRSYGDMANCMWTLHAPAGQNIQLHFLDFDVEATYDMLEVRDGAGSNSTLLAVLTGSTGPAHDLFSTSNQMTVRFFTDSSGAGRGFSANFTFGVALGSPAPCAAAQFQCQTGACIHGNSQCDGTLDCPDGSDEANCVTLQVNGSRRLRVQIGSTPHTVCSDGWTSHLSDLTCRYLGHRSGDSSLLPALPQDSPFVSVSLTRTRTGNGSLETSVSETCSSGEVVSLNCTNQPCGRRQVTPDQSEANTLDQSEGRGPADGDHRVVGGVNAAKGAWPWMVSLHWKGRHVCGASLIGGDWLLTAAHCVYGKNLHLESWSAVLGLHAQSQIHAAEVQTRPVDQIVIHREYDRLTKHGDIAMMRLQQPINFTQWVQPVCLAAEGQNFAAGRRCFIAGWGREAEAGSLPDVLQEAELPLVEQAQCQLLLPEYTVTSSILCAGYPEGGVDSCQGDSGGPLMCEEDGHWTLIGVTSFGVGCARPQKPGGYARVSAFASWIAQTRRSSSP from the exons ATGTCTCGCCGCCTGTCCTCTTTGGAGGTCGTCCTCCTCGTCGTCTcgtccctcctcttcctctgctgcgGCGGCCTCTGCGCCGTTTCTTGGCTCAGCCTGACTTCTGGAG GTGCAGATGAAGCCGTGCAGCTGTCGGGTCGCTTGGTGATCACAGCAGGAGTCGAGTTTTCTGACGAGCTCAGAAACTCCAGCAGTCCCCGGTTCAAATCCCTGGCCTTTGACCTTCAGCAGCTG GTTTATGAGGCGTTCAGCATCAGCGACCTGCGGCAGTTCTACCAGTTCTGTTGGGTCCGAGACTTCAG TCCTGGCAGCGTGgtggtgacctttgacctgaggTTCAGTCATCCAATTGACACTGACAAGGTGGAGCAGCAGCTGAGGGCGGGGCTTCATGTGGCTGGGGGCGGGGCCTTGGTGATTGACACCAACAGCATCCAGATTACAG AGAAACCTGAAAAGACAACACCTGCAGCAACCGGCAACACGCCTGCA GCAGTGACGTGTCCTCCTGGTCAGACTGCGTGTTCTGACGGGTCCGGTTGTTTTCCGAGCGACTGGTTCTGTGATGGAGTCCCTCACTGTTTGGACTCGTCTGATGAATCTTCCTTCTCCTGCG CAACGCCATGTGATGGACAGTTTGTGTTGGAGGGGCCAAGCGGATCCTTCAGGTCGTCGCAGTCTGATGCCTACAACAGCAGCGTCTTCTGCCGCTGGATCATCAG GGTGAGCAGGGGACTGTCGGCCCAGGTGACATTCCAGCAGTTTGAGACGGAGGCGAACATCGACGTCCTGAGGCTGTACGAAGGAGTTGGACCCAACAAAGTTCTAGCAG CTGAGCTCTCAGGCTCCGAGCCCCCTGGTACTGTGTGGCTGCTGACCGACCAATCAACAGTGGAGTTTACATCGGACAGCTTCAACAGTCTACTAGGCTTCAAAGCATCTTTCAGAGCCGCCGACACCTCTGGGCTGTCCG ACCCAGAAAAGCTCAGCTGCAGCTTCGAAGACGGAATGTGTTTCTGGAGGCAGCAGCAGGATGATGAAGGAGACTGGATCAGAATCAGCGGCGCCACCTTCCCCTCATCAACGGGTCCGAATTTTGATCACACCCTGGGGAACAGCTCAG GGTTCTACCTGGTCACCCCTATGAGTCCCGGCCAATGGGAGAAGAGCTTCCGGCTGCAGAGCCTCCCTCTGACTCCACCCCCTCAGCCCACCTGCCTGAGCTTCTG GTATCACATGTTTGGTGTGGAAGTCCATCGTCTCAGAGTCGTCCTCCGTCCCTCACTGCCAGACGCTGATGCCGTCGTGCTGTTCCAGAAAGACGGTAACTATGGCGACACCTGGAACTATGGACAGGTGACCCTAAACCTGACCTCAGACGCCATG GTGGAGTTCGAAGCTTGGAAGCAAGGAGGCAGGTACAATGACATCGCTCTGGACGATATCACACTGACACCTGAGCCCTGTGGCCCCGCCCCCCCAGAGCCAACCAACGTCCCACCTCCCACTACTATGGCGCCCATACCAG CTGACTGTGGTGGACCTTTTGATCTCTGGGAGTCGAATTCCACCTTTAGCTCTCCAAACTACCCGCGTTCGTATGGAGACATGGCCAACT GTATGTGGACCCTGCATGCGCCAGCAGGTCAGAACATTCAGCTCCACTTCCTGGACTTTGATGTAGAGGCGACCTATGACATGCTGGAGGTGCGGGATGGGGCGGGGTCTAACTCCACCTTACTGG CTGTCCTCACCGGCAGTACTGGCCCTGCCCACGACCTGTTCTCCACGTCCAATCAGATGACGGTCCGGTTCTTCACGGACAGTAGCGGCGCTGGCCGAGGATTCAGCGCCAACTTCACCTTTGGGGTAGCGCTGGGGTCTCCAG CTCCGTGCGCGGCGGCTCAGTTCCAGTGTCAGACGGGAGCCTGTATCCATGGCAACAGCCAATGTGACGGTACGCTGGACTGTCCCGACGGTTCTGATGAAGCCAACTGCG TTACGCTGCAGGTAAACGGCTCCAGGCGGCTCCGGGTCCAGATCGGCTCCACTCCGCACACCGTGTGTTCTGACGGCTGGACCTCTCACCTGTCAGACCTCACCTGTCGGTACCTGGGACACAG GTCCGGAGACTCATCTCTGCTACCAGCTCTGCCTCAGGACTCTCCGTTCGTATCCGTCAgcctgaccagaaccagaaccggtaaCGGGTCACTGGAAACCAGCGTGAG TGAGACGTGCAGCAGCGGGGAGGTGGTGTCTCTGAACTGCACCAACCAGC CTTGCGGGCGCCGCCAGGTGACCCCGGACCAATCAGAGGCCAACACTTTGGACCAATCAGAGGGCAGAGGACCTGCAGATG GTGACCACAGAGTGGTGGGCGGAGTCAATGCAGCAAAGGGGGCGTGGCCTTGGATGGTGTCTCTACATTGGAAGGGCCGCCATGTCTGCGGCGCCTCGTTGATCGGTGGCGACTGGCTGCTGACGGCGGCGCACTGCGTGTACGG GAAGAACCTCCACCTGGAGTCCTGGTCGGCTGTCCTGGGGCTGCACGCTCAGTCACAGATACACGCTGCGGAGGTTCAGACCAGACCAGTCGATCAGATCGTCATCCACAGAGAATACGACCGGCTGACCAAACACGGCGACATCGCCATGATGCGtttgcagcagccaatcaactTCACCC AGTGGGTTCAGCCTGTGTGTTTGGCTGCTGAAGGTCAGAATTTTGCTGCAGGAAGGAGATGCTTCATCGCCGGCTGGGGCCGAGAAGCAGAAGCAG GTTCTCTTCCTGATGTCCTCCAGGAGGCAGAGCTTCCCCTGGTGGAGCAGGCCCAGTGCCAGCTCCTCCTACCTGAGTACACCGTCACCTCCAGCATTCTGTGTGCCGGTTACCCTGAGGGCGGAGTCGATAGCTGCCAG GGAGACTCTGGAGGTCCACTGATGTGTGAGGAGGACGGACACTGGACTCTGATTG GCGTGACGTCATTTGGCGTTGGCTGTGCACGACCTCAGAAACCTGGGGGCTATGCCCGCGTGTCAGCCTTCGCCTCCTGGATCGCTCAGACCAGACGCTCTTCCTCTCCGTAA
- the ttc1 gene encoding tetratricopeptide repeat protein 1 — protein MSSRGAHREEEEEDFYDCQDSMETKEEEEKEEELPKTDRIIGRGAKERKRWTEGGGDERERQEEEESQEEEESQEEEERQEEEESQVFQDSDEETSRVEFDDVYLREVEKELTEEEKESRRQQSVALKETGNGLFKAGDWKEAALSYTQALALCPVSCSRERAVMFSNRAAARMHLDLKDEAISDCSRAIDLDPEYLRALLRRAELYEKLEKLDEALEDYKKVLERDPSHSGAQQACMRLPQQIEERNEKLKEEMMGKLKDLGNLILRPFGLSTNNFQIEQDSSSGTFSINFVQNPNNNHTG, from the exons ATGAGCAGCCGAGGAGCTCatagggaggaagaggaggaagacttCTACGACTGTCAGGACAGCATGGAGacgaaggaggaagaggagaaggaggaagagctTCCGAAAACAGACAGAATAATTGGGAGAGGAGCCAAAGAGAGGAAGCGATGGACAGAGGGAGGAGGGGACGAACGGGAGcgtcaggaggaagaggagagtcaggaggaagaggagagtcaggaggaagaggagcgtcaggaggaagaggagagtcAGGTCTTTCAGGATTCAGATGAAGAAACGTCCAGAGTGGAGTTTGACGATGTCTACCTGAGGGAGGTGGAGAAGGAGCTgacggaggaggagaaggag AGTCGTCGGCAGCAGAGCGTCGCTCTGAAGGAAACGGGAAACGGCCTATTCAAAGCCGGAG actGGAAAGAGGCGGCGCTAAGCTACACCCAGGCCTTGGCTCTATGTCCAGTTAGCTGCAGCAGAGAAAGAGCAGTGATGTTCTCCAACAGAGCGGCTGCAAGGATGCACCTG GACCTGAAGGACGAGGCCATCTCAGACTGCAGCAGAG CAATAGATCTGGATCCAGAGTACCTGCGGGCGTTGCTGAGGAGGGCGGAGCTTTATGAGAAGTTGGAGAAGCTTGATGAAGCTCTGGAGGACTACAAAAAGGTTCTGGAGCGAGATCCGAGCCACAGTGGAGCACAGCAGGCCTGCATG AGGCTGCCTCAGCAGATTGAGGAGCGAAACGAGAAGCTAAAGGAGGAGATGATGG GTAAGCTGAAGGACCTGGGGAACCTGATCCTGCGGCCGTTCGGACTCTCCACTAACAACTTCCAGATCGAGCAGGACTCGTCCAGCGGTACCTTCTCCATCAACTTTGTCCAGAACCCCAATAACAACCACACCGGATGA
- the pfdn1 gene encoding prefoldin subunit 1 isoform X2, translated as MMAAPVDLELKKAFSELQVKMIDTQQKVKLADLQIEQLGRVQKHTKLTQAEISTLPTNTRLYEGVGRMFVLQSKEEIDDLLTDKQKTVNDKIKELEKKVYLERSVKEAEDNIREMLLSRRAH; from the exons ATGATGGCAGCTCCCGTGGATCTGGAACTGAAGAAG GCCTTCTCGGAACTGCAGGTGAAGATGATCGACACGCAGCAGAAGGTGAAGCTGGCCGACCTGCAGATCGAGCAGCTTGGTCGGGTCCAGAAACACACCAAGCTGACGCAGGCCGAGATCTCCACGCTCCCTACCAACACGCGACTCTACGAGGGCGTCGGCCGCAT GTTTGTCCTGCAGTCCAAGGAAGAGATCGACGACCTGCTGACCGACAAACAGAAGACGGTCAATGACAAGATCAAAGAGCTGGAG AAGAAGGTGTACCTGGAGCGCAGCGTCAAGGAAGCAGAGGACAACATCAGAGAGATGCTCCTGTCCCGGCGAGCCcactga
- the pfdn1 gene encoding prefoldin subunit 1 isoform X1, whose translation MMAAPVDLELKKAFSELQVKMIDTQQKVKLADLQIEQLGRVQKHTKLTQAEISTLPTNTRLYEGVGRMFVLQSKEEIDDLLTDKQKTVNDKIKELEQKKVYLERSVKEAEDNIREMLLSRRAH comes from the exons ATGATGGCAGCTCCCGTGGATCTGGAACTGAAGAAG GCCTTCTCGGAACTGCAGGTGAAGATGATCGACACGCAGCAGAAGGTGAAGCTGGCCGACCTGCAGATCGAGCAGCTTGGTCGGGTCCAGAAACACACCAAGCTGACGCAGGCCGAGATCTCCACGCTCCCTACCAACACGCGACTCTACGAGGGCGTCGGCCGCAT GTTTGTCCTGCAGTCCAAGGAAGAGATCGACGACCTGCTGACCGACAAACAGAAGACGGTCAATGACAAGATCAAAGAGCTGGAG CAGAAGAAGGTGTACCTGGAGCGCAGCGTCAAGGAAGCAGAGGACAACATCAGAGAGATGCTCCTGTCCCGGCGAGCCcactga
- the LOC102220081 gene encoding deoxycytidine kinase-like, whose product MATPPKRLRGAPTGSRRHRKISIEGNIAAGKSTFVRILQASSSDWEVIPEPIGKWCNVQSDGDDVYQELSSSQKSGGNILQMLYDKPSRWAYTFQSYACLSRVRSQLQPPSAKLQQAENPVQFYERSVYSDRYVFASNLFESGNLLDTEWSVYQDWHTWLLNQFEPDIALDAIIYLRAPPQRCMQRLLHRGRQEEQGIPLEYLEQLHFKHEAWLYDRNLRLDFEYLSELPVLVLDVNEDFHNDRIKQEDIVDKVREFLSTL is encoded by the exons ATGGCGACTCCTCCGAAGCGGCTCCGCGGAGCTCCGACCGGCTCCCGCAGACACAGGAAGATCTCCATCGAGGGAAACATCG ctgcaGGTAAATCCACCTTCGTCCGCATCCTCCAGGCTTCTTCCTCGGACTGGGAGGTGATCCCAGAACCGATCGGGAAGTGGTGCAACGTTCAGAGCGACGGCGACGATGTCTACCAG GAGCTGAGTTCCTCCCAGAAGAGTGGAGGGAACATCCTGCAGATGCTGTACGACAAGCCGAGCCGCTGGGCCTACACCTTCCAG AGCTACGCCTGCCTCAGCAGAGTCCGGTCTCAGCTTCAGCCTCCATCAGCCAAGCTGCAGCAGGCGGAGAACCCGGTTCAGTTCTACGAACGCTCCGTCTACTCAGACAG GTACGTCTTTGCGTCCAACCTGTTTGAGAGCGGCAACCTGCTGGACACGGAGTGGAGCGTCTACCAGGACTGGCACACCTGGTTGCTGAACCAGTTTGAACCCGATATCGCTCTGGACGCCATCATCTACCTGAGAGCCCCCCCGCAG CGCTGCATGCAGCGGCTGCTGCACCGCGGCCGGCAGGAGGAGCAGGGAATCCCTCTGGAGTATCTGGAGCAGCTGCACTTCAAACACGAGGCGTGGCTCTACGACAGGAACCTCCG GCTGGACTTTGAGTACCTCAGTGAACttcctgttctggttctggatgtgAACGAAGACTTTCACAACGATCGGATCAAACAGGAAGACATCGTTGATAAG GTCAGGGAGTTTCTCAGCACACTATGA